The proteins below come from a single Biomphalaria glabrata chromosome 10, xgBioGlab47.1, whole genome shotgun sequence genomic window:
- the LOC129928503 gene encoding uncharacterized protein LOC129928503 isoform X2, with translation MDYFALFLCAGCVVLSGFVLSVEACLPDSSECIRLSQVQSINKDQMPEICKNLTKSKSCFDKVLRECKSADESRMISMAKNSTEFQYNTYYHEQLVV, from the exons ATGGATTATTTTGCTTTGTTCTTGTGTGCTGGATGTGTTGTATTATCTG GTTTTGTCCTCAGTGTTGAAGCTTGTTTGCCAGATAGTTCTGAATGTATTCGACTGTCTCAAGTCCAAAGTATAAACAAAGATCAAATGCCTGAAATTTGCAA GAACTTAACCAAGTCCAAGTCCTGTTTCGACAAGGTCCTTAGGGAATGCAAGTCGGCTGATGAGAGCAGAATGATAAGCATGGCCAAGAACTCGACGGAGTTTCAGTATAATACTTATT atcatGAGCAGTTAG